A DNA window from Haliovirga abyssi contains the following coding sequences:
- the glgB gene encoding 1,4-alpha-glucan branching protein GlgB encodes MTTLNEWEINQIVNATSRDPHGVLGIHKINEKDFSIRAYNPAVKKIEIIFNELESPIEMDRITEDGLFEKKVELEDFAKYKFKYTGHNGVEWERYDAYSFLPSITEYDMYLFNEGNHHRIYEKLGAHIKEIDGVKGVSFGVWAPEAERVSVVGHFNSWDGRVNQMRILGNSGVWELFIPNIGEGELYRFEIKTKNNDILLKSDPYAFYSEVRPDNASVVYEIDNKYDWNDDKWLKNRREKDQLNSPMSTYEVHLGSWARKVEEENRVLTYREMADLLVNYVSENNFTHVEFMPILEHPLDESWGYQVTGYFSTTSRFGKPEDLMYLIDKFHEKNIGVILDWVPGHFPKDVHGLGRFDGTALYEHADPRQGEHKDWGTYIFNYGRNEVKNFLISNALYWFDKFHFDGVRVDAVASMLYLDYSREADEWVPNKFGGRENLEAIEFLQYFNSISHEYYPGIVTIAEESTDWQGVSKPTYLGGLGFSMKWNMGWMNDTLEYIEKNPIFRRYHQNSLTFSLVYAFSENFILVLSHDEVVHGKKSMLDKMPGEYWEKFANLRLFYSYMYAHPGKKLIFMGGEFGQWKEWNCKQSLDWDLLEYAPHNNLKNFIKDLNGVYKENNGLWENDFSGEGFEWIDFNDADNSVISFVRKGNNPDERIVCVFNFTPMVRYGYRLGVPDEGYYEEILNSDSENYFGSNNGNYGGVWSEQIPWQGKGYSIDITLPPLAGVYFKLKK; translated from the coding sequence ATGACAACATTAAATGAATGGGAAATTAATCAAATAGTAAATGCTACTTCAAGAGATCCTCATGGTGTTTTAGGAATTCATAAAATAAATGAGAAAGATTTTTCAATTAGAGCATATAATCCAGCAGTAAAAAAAATAGAAATAATTTTTAATGAATTAGAAAGCCCTATAGAAATGGATAGAATTACAGAAGATGGGTTATTTGAAAAAAAAGTAGAATTAGAAGATTTTGCAAAATATAAATTTAAATATACAGGTCATAATGGTGTTGAATGGGAAAGATACGATGCGTATTCATTTTTACCTTCAATAACAGAATATGATATGTATCTATTTAATGAAGGAAATCACCATAGAATTTATGAGAAATTGGGAGCACACATAAAAGAGATTGATGGAGTAAAAGGAGTTTCTTTTGGAGTATGGGCACCAGAAGCAGAAAGAGTAAGTGTAGTTGGACATTTCAATAGTTGGGATGGAAGAGTTAATCAAATGAGAATATTAGGAAATTCTGGAGTATGGGAGCTATTTATTCCTAATATTGGAGAAGGTGAACTGTATAGATTTGAGATTAAAACTAAAAATAATGATATTTTATTAAAATCAGATCCATATGCCTTTTATTCAGAAGTAAGACCAGATAATGCCTCTGTAGTTTATGAAATAGATAACAAATATGACTGGAATGATGATAAGTGGCTAAAAAATAGAAGAGAAAAAGATCAATTGAACTCTCCAATGTCAACTTATGAAGTACATTTAGGTTCTTGGGCAAGAAAAGTAGAAGAGGAAAATAGAGTTTTAACTTATAGAGAAATGGCGGATTTATTAGTAAATTATGTAAGTGAAAATAATTTTACACATGTAGAATTTATGCCAATATTAGAACATCCATTAGATGAGTCTTGGGGATATCAAGTTACAGGATATTTTTCAACAACAAGTAGATTTGGAAAACCTGAAGATTTAATGTATTTAATAGATAAATTTCATGAAAAGAATATAGGAGTTATATTAGATTGGGTTCCTGGACATTTTCCAAAAGATGTACATGGATTAGGAAGATTTGATGGAACAGCTCTTTATGAACATGCAGATCCAAGACAAGGGGAGCATAAAGATTGGGGAACTTATATATTTAATTATGGAAGAAATGAAGTTAAAAACTTTTTAATAAGTAACGCATTATATTGGTTTGATAAATTTCATTTTGATGGTGTAAGGGTGGATGCTGTAGCATCAATGTTATATTTGGATTATAGCAGAGAAGCAGATGAATGGGTACCTAATAAATTTGGGGGTAGGGAAAATCTTGAAGCAATAGAGTTTTTACAATATTTTAATTCTATTTCTCATGAATATTATCCTGGAATAGTAACAATCGCTGAAGAATCAACAGATTGGCAAGGAGTATCGAAGCCAACATATTTAGGTGGACTTGGTTTTTCTATGAAATGGAATATGGGATGGATGAATGATACTCTTGAATATATTGAAAAAAACCCTATATTTAGAAGATATCATCAAAATAGTTTAACTTTTTCTTTAGTATATGCTTTTTCAGAAAATTTTATATTAGTTTTATCTCATGATGAAGTAGTTCATGGAAAAAAATCTATGTTAGATAAAATGCCTGGAGAATATTGGGAAAAATTTGCTAATTTAAGACTATTTTATTCATATATGTACGCTCATCCTGGGAAGAAACTAATATTTATGGGCGGAGAATTTGGACAATGGAAAGAATGGAATTGTAAACAAAGTTTAGATTGGGATTTGTTAGAATATGCTCCACATAATAATTTGAAAAATTTTATAAAAGATTTAAATGGAGTATATAAAGAAAATAATGGATTATGGGAAAATGATTTTTCTGGTGAAGGATTTGAATGGATAGATTTTAATGATGCAGACAATAGTGTTATTTCATTTGTAAGAAAAGGGAATAATCCTGATGAAAGAATAGTTTGTGTATTTAATTTTACTCCTATGGTTAGATATGGATATAGATTAGGAGTTCCTGATGAAGGTTACTATGAAGAGATATTAAATAGTGATTCGGAAAATTATTTTGGAAGTAATAATGGGAATTATGGTGGAGTTTGGAGTGAGCAAATTCCATGGCAAGGAAAAGGTTATTCGATTGATATAACTTTGCCACCACTTGCAGGTGTATATTTTAAATTAAAAAAATAA